The Methanobacterium formicicum genome segment ATACCGCTTTCTGTGGATATTCAGGTGCACTGTAAGGATGCCCGGAAATTGGTGGCTGAAATTCCAGAAAACACGGAGTACGATGCTGTATTTCTGGATCCCTTCAGCCCGGCCAGATCACCCGAGCTTTACACCAATGAATTCCTTTCTAAACTTGCAAATTTACTGAAAAACGATGGTGTTATTTTAACCTATACCTCTGCCGCCCCGGTGCGTTACGCACTTCTAAACGCAGGACTGGAAATAGGTGAAGGTCCAGTTCTGGGGAGAAGTGGTGGAACCATAGCTTCACCTTCCAGGGATAGGATAACCAAACCCCTGAAAGCTGCTGATGAACGTATGGTGGCCCTTTCTGATGCCGGGATACCCTACAGAGATCCTGATTTAAACGCTTTAACTGAGGACATACTGAATAACCGGCACAAAGAGAGAATGGAAGTAAGAGGTGAGTCTAAATTGGCTTCTACCGTTAAAACTCCGGTATATCTGGTCAGTGATATGGGTTATGAGCGCCAGAAACGGCGGGTGCTTAAACATTTGCAGAAATTTAATATTAATAGTTTAAATGACTCTAAAGCACGGTTCCTGGTCTGCCCCCAGTTTCCACAGTGCATATGCCATTGTCATCAGGAACGGCCAGCAACATCAAGGGGAAGAATCAAAGAAATGGAAAAGAGAATGGAGATTATATCCCATCTATGAAAAATTTAAGGGAATAAAATAAACTGTCCCTTTAATAACCCTCTCTAATGGTAATTCCTACAGTAAATATGGGTTTTATTAAGGATAAGGAATATAATCTAAGATTAACCATACCAAAATCATTAAAACATTAAACTTAAATTATTAACAATCTCTTTATGTAATTTTTCAGATTATGAGTTTCGTTTTATAAAGATTCTAAAGATTTTACGAAAGGTGAAGAATTTGAACTTTGAGATAAAGTATAAAGATGGCCGGGGAAGAGTGGGAATCCTTAAAACTCCCCATGGAACTATAAAAACCCCTGCCTTGATGCCAGTCATACATCCGGGAAAACAGACCATCCAGGTTGCTGATTACGGAGCGGAGGTAGTGATCACCAATGCTTACCTCATTTATAAAAATGAGGAACTGCGGGAAAAAGCCCTGCAAGACGGGGTTCATGAACTAATAAACTTCCCGGGACCCATTATCACTGATTCTGGATCATTCCAGCTCTCCCTGTATGGGGATGTGGAGGTATCCAACCAGGAAATAGTGGAGTTTCAGGAAAAGATCGGGACGGATATTGGAACCTCTCTGGACCTACCCACACCTCCCTCGGTTAAAAGGGAACGTGCTGAAAAAGAGCTTAAAATCACCCTCCAGAGAGCCCAGGAAGCATTGGAAGTCAGAAAGGAACTCATGTTAAACTCAGTGGTCCAGGGATCCACCTTCCCTGACCTGCGCAGTGAATGTGCCCAAGCACTGGGAGAAATGGACTTCCAGGTACACCCCATCGGGGCAGTGGTACCACTCATGGAATCTTACCGTTACCATGAACTGGTGGATGTGGTCATGTCCTCGGTGAGTTATCTGCCTGATTCTCGGCCCCGCCACCTTATGGGTG includes the following:
- a CDS encoding MnmC family methyltransferase translates to MTNIKNNHYTPLIPEEAAMALVREWSLRERNGDKNARQWAAQELNAFLVETADGTYTLKSQIKDDSSETMHTTHGALREAREKFAEPSQLRGRKNIAILDICSGLGVNAAAALENLKDPIQGWKMEHLVLDMVEISWETLAATLIIPRISEYHDIIRKAVENYLVEHGLLAFSWEEKEIPLSVDIQVHCKDARKLVAEIPENTEYDAVFLDPFSPARSPELYTNEFLSKLANLLKNDGVILTYTSAAPVRYALLNAGLEIGEGPVLGRSGGTIASPSRDRITKPLKAADERMVALSDAGIPYRDPDLNALTEDILNNRHKERMEVRGESKLASTVKTPVYLVSDMGYERQKRRVLKHLQKFNINSLNDSKARFLVCPQFPQCICHCHQERPATSRGRIKEMEKRMEIISHL